The following are encoded together in the Lathyrus oleraceus cultivar Zhongwan6 chromosome 3, CAAS_Psat_ZW6_1.0, whole genome shotgun sequence genome:
- the LOC127127286 gene encoding high mobility group B protein 6, whose protein sequence is MQTPATGTPKVRPRSGRTPLQPKNTPADLTLHPSTKPKLKSDQTCFEITLIPNTEKENLPIEIEIVPSATSPVLPPETSLGEELSAMKKKLERLRTDKEKTEKMLKEREVLLDAKMKEMEEKSEIQKNLEIQVDRLFRLKELKYRCMRISPIRTLREKEHEKIINEAPSQSEVKTEETVAFESVSESESVKEECEEVQSPGSACSQTLTIHTKSDN, encoded by the exons ATGCAAACACCGGCGACCGGAACACCGAAAGTAAGGCCGCGATCTGGCCGTACACCACTTCAGCCGAAAAACACTCCCGCCGATCTCACTCTCCATCCTTCCACAAAACCCAAGCTCAAATCCGATCAAACATGTTTCGAGATTACACTGATCCCAAACACCGAGAAAGAGAATCTTCCAATCGAGATTGAAATCGTCCCCTCAGCTACGTCTCCGGTACTTCCACCGGAGACCTCGCTTGGGGAGGAGCTAAGCGCGATGAAGAAGAAACTCGAGAGATTGAGAACAGATAAAGAGAAAACAGAGAAAATGCTGAAAGAGAGAGAAGTGTTGCTTGACGCGAAGATGAAGGAGATGGAAGAGAAAAGCGAGATTCAGAAGAATCTCGAAATCCAAGTCGATCGATTGTTCCGATTAAAGGAACTCAAGTATCGATGCATG AGAATTTCTCCGATTCGAACGCTTAGAGAGAAGGAACATGAAAAAATCATCAACGAAGCACCATCGCAATCAGAG GTGAAAACGGAGGAAACAGTGGCGTTTGAATCTGTATCAGAATCGGAATCTGTTAAAGAAGAATGCGAAGAAGTTCAGAGTCCTGGTTCAGCTTGTTCACAAACACTTACTATACACACAAAATCTGATAATTAA